From the Rhodoferax mekongensis genome, one window contains:
- a CDS encoding C40 family peptidase has protein sequence MRFVLLLTLLLSLGLAHAEPAPAPASGDEMSRFINDRGFLARIGDVGNKVTNRASELVMNSMAFLGVPYKRGGTQADTGFDCSGFVRAIYEQTAGLLLPRQASEQAAATQKIDKHELQPGDLVFFNTMRRAFSHVGIYVGNGKFIHSPKPGAEVRVEDMGVSYWAKRFDGARRVNAEEAQQAPAR, from the coding sequence ATGCGTTTTGTTCTGCTCCTCACACTGCTGCTTTCCTTGGGCCTCGCCCACGCGGAACCGGCACCTGCTCCGGCCTCCGGCGATGAAATGTCCCGTTTCATCAACGACCGCGGCTTTCTGGCCCGCATCGGGGATGTCGGTAACAAGGTCACTAACCGTGCCTCCGAGCTGGTCATGAACTCCATGGCGTTTCTGGGCGTGCCCTACAAACGCGGCGGCACCCAAGCCGACACCGGTTTTGATTGCAGCGGCTTCGTGCGCGCCATCTATGAGCAGACCGCCGGCCTTTTGCTGCCCCGCCAAGCGTCCGAACAGGCCGCTGCGACCCAGAAAATCGACAAACACGAACTCCAACCCGGTGACCTCGTGTTCTTCAACACCATGCGCCGCGCGTTCAGCCATGTCGGCATTTATGTGGGCAACGGCAAATTCATCCACTCGCCAAAGCCCGGTGCCGAAGTGCGTGTGGAAGATATGGGCGTTAGCTACTGGGCAAAGCGTTTTGACGGCGCCCGCCGCGTGAACGCCGAAGAAGCCCAGCAGGCCCCTGCCCGCTAA
- a CDS encoding isochorismatase family protein — translation MLIDVDMSQLVLVDYQTRLMPAMFESELVVANAVRMAKLAALLEVPAFYTEQYPSGLGHTVPEVKAALDEARARVLNKMQFSAIEEGLGEWLRPPAKPVQGNARSLPKHLQKPAASERSAIVIAGCEAHVCLMQTALDLLEDEFEVWVVSDACSSRTERNRDAAFDRLAGAGAELVTTEMVAFEWIRTAEHPVFKEAQALIK, via the coding sequence ATGTTGATCGATGTGGACATGAGCCAGCTGGTGCTGGTGGATTACCAGACCCGTTTGATGCCTGCCATGTTCGAGTCTGAATTGGTGGTGGCCAACGCCGTGCGTATGGCCAAGCTGGCCGCTTTGCTGGAAGTGCCTGCTTTCTATACAGAGCAATATCCTTCTGGCCTGGGCCATACCGTGCCGGAAGTGAAGGCCGCTTTGGACGAGGCGCGGGCCCGGGTTCTGAACAAAATGCAGTTCAGCGCCATTGAAGAGGGTTTGGGCGAATGGCTGCGCCCGCCGGCCAAGCCGGTGCAGGGCAATGCCCGCAGCTTGCCCAAGCATTTGCAGAAGCCTGCAGCGTCTGAGCGCAGCGCAATTGTGATTGCCGGTTGTGAGGCCCATGTCTGCCTGATGCAAACAGCACTGGATTTGCTCGAAGACGAGTTTGAAGTCTGGGTAGTCTCAGATGCCTGCAGCTCCCGTACCGAGCGCAACCGTGATGCTGCTTTCGACCGTTTGGCTGGCGCTGGCGCCGAACTGGTAACGACCGAGATGGTGGCTTTTGAATGGATTCGTACCGCAGAGCACCCTGTATTCAAGGAAGCGCAGGCCTTGATCAAATAA
- a CDS encoding TetR/AcrR family transcriptional regulator, with protein MELKLKRQQALADTRRSLVLQAVRAAIAEGGLESASVREIASRAGYTPGALYAYFPSKQALLAAVLQETLEGARSAAAQAKLSKTNPGTLLHARANAWLAHFFARPGDTGIVLHLLASDGSGEPQVTVVRQLIQDLQTSLEPVAEALEGLGCANSRLPSEVAGLLSAALGVLLLRDSRRMFAINDVAFDGFALYLDRLATQLEGKAPAEQDDPAKLQVDLFG; from the coding sequence ATGGAGCTCAAGTTAAAGCGCCAACAGGCACTGGCAGACACACGGCGCAGTCTGGTGCTGCAGGCAGTGCGCGCGGCGATTGCTGAGGGCGGCTTGGAGTCCGCCAGTGTCCGCGAGATTGCCTCGCGTGCCGGCTACACGCCGGGCGCGCTGTATGCCTATTTCCCGAGCAAGCAGGCTTTGCTGGCTGCGGTGCTGCAAGAGACCCTGGAAGGGGCGCGGTCGGCAGCGGCCCAAGCCAAACTGTCCAAAACCAACCCCGGCACCTTGCTCCATGCGCGGGCCAACGCCTGGTTGGCGCACTTTTTCGCCCGCCCCGGAGATACGGGCATCGTGCTCCATTTGCTGGCATCTGACGGTTCTGGCGAGCCTCAGGTAACAGTGGTGAGGCAATTGATTCAGGATTTGCAAACGTCTTTGGAGCCAGTGGCAGAGGCTCTGGAGGGCCTGGGATGTGCGAATTCGCGGCTGCCCTCTGAGGTGGCGGGTCTGTTGTCTGCGGCGTTGGGCGTACTGTTGTTACGGGATTCGCGCCGCATGTTTGCCATCAATGACGTGGCTTTTGATGGATTTGCGCTCTATCTTGACCGATTGGCGACCCAGCTGGAAGGCAAAGCGCCAGCCGAGCAGGATGACCCCGCCAAGTTGCAAGTGGATTTGTTCGGCTGA
- the odhB gene encoding 2-oxoglutarate dehydrogenase complex dihydrolipoyllysine-residue succinyltransferase gives MAIVEVKVPQLSESVAEATLLQWKKKVGEAVAVDEILIEVETDKVVMEVPAPAAGVLVELVAADGATVAAEQLIARIDTAAVAGATTSASTPAAAAPAAAPAVAAPVAAAAAGNSKAGVAMPAAAKLLADNGIAASSVEGTGKDGRITKGDVLAAAAAPKVVAAAAIPTGVPTKSLPQVAAPSVNLADALAGRPEQRVPMSRLRARVAERLLQSQSTNAILTTFNEINMAPVMEMRKRMQERFEKEHGVKLGFMSFFVKAAVHALKKFPVLNASVDGTDIVYHGYFDIGIAVGSPRGLVVPILRNADQMSFADIEKKIAEFGQKAKDGKLGIEEMTGGTFSISNGGTFGSMMSTPIINPPQSAILGVHATKDRAMVENGQVVVRPMNYFAMSYDHRIIDGREAVLGLVAMKEALEDPARLLFDI, from the coding sequence ATGGCAATCGTAGAAGTCAAAGTCCCACAGCTGTCTGAATCTGTGGCGGAAGCAACTTTGTTGCAATGGAAAAAGAAGGTCGGCGAAGCAGTGGCTGTCGACGAAATCCTGATTGAAGTCGAAACCGACAAGGTCGTCATGGAAGTGCCCGCTCCCGCAGCCGGTGTGCTGGTGGAATTGGTGGCCGCCGATGGCGCCACCGTCGCTGCCGAGCAGCTGATCGCCCGCATCGACACGGCTGCTGTGGCTGGTGCTACAACTTCCGCTTCCACACCTGCTGCTGCCGCTCCCGCCGCTGCGCCGGCTGTCGCAGCCCCAGTGGCCGCTGCTGCAGCCGGCAACTCCAAGGCAGGCGTTGCCATGCCCGCTGCAGCCAAGTTGTTGGCTGACAACGGCATTGCTGCTTCCAGCGTTGAAGGCACAGGCAAAGACGGTCGCATCACCAAGGGTGACGTGTTGGCTGCTGCGGCTGCTCCTAAAGTGGTAGCTGCTGCCGCAATCCCCACGGGCGTTCCCACCAAGTCTTTGCCTCAAGTGGCTGCACCTTCGGTGAATCTGGCGGATGCTTTGGCCGGTCGCCCTGAGCAGCGCGTGCCCATGAGCCGCCTGCGTGCGCGCGTGGCTGAGCGTTTGTTGCAGTCCCAGTCCACCAATGCCATCCTGACCACCTTCAACGAAATCAACATGGCCCCGGTCATGGAGATGCGCAAGCGCATGCAAGAGCGTTTCGAGAAGGAACACGGCGTCAAGCTGGGCTTCATGAGCTTCTTCGTCAAGGCTGCTGTGCACGCCTTGAAGAAGTTCCCTGTGTTGAACGCATCGGTCGATGGCACCGATATCGTGTACCACGGGTACTTTGACATCGGTATCGCTGTGGGTTCGCCCCGCGGCCTGGTGGTGCCCATTTTGCGCAACGCCGACCAGATGAGCTTTGCCGATATCGAGAAGAAGATTGCCGAGTTCGGCCAGAAGGCCAAGGACGGCAAGCTGGGCATTGAAGAAATGACCGGCGGTACCTTCTCCATCTCCAACGGCGGCACCTTCGGTTCCATGATGTCTACTCCCATCATCAACCCGCCCCAGTCCGCCATTCTGGGTGTGCACGCGACCAAAGACCGCGCCATGGTCGAAAACGGCCAAGTGGTGGTTCGCCCCATGAACTACTTCGCGATGTCCTATGACCACCGCATCATCGACGGCCGCGAAGCGGTGCTGGGTCTGGTGGCCATGAAGGAAGCGCTGGAAGATCCAGCACGCTTGCTGTTCGACATTTAA
- the lpdA gene encoding dihydrolipoyl dehydrogenase has product MSKHFDVIVIGGGPGGYIAAIRAAQLGFNVACIDEWKNAAGGPAPGGTCTNVGCIPSKALLQSSEHFNHANHHFAEHGIEVKGVSMDVAKMIARKNTVVKQNNDGILYLFKKNKVAFFHGRGSFVKAAEGGYEIKVAGATEETITGKQIIIATGSNARALPGTPFDEVNILSNDGALNIGAVPKKLGLIGSGVIGLEMGSVWKRLGAEVTILEGLPVFLGAVDEGVAKEAHKAFTKQGLKIELGVKVGEIKNSKKGVSVAYTNAKGEAQTLDVDKLIISIGRVPNTIGLNTEVVGLALDERGAIVVDADCKTNLPGVWAVGDVVRGPMLAHKAEEEGVAVAERIAGQHGHVNFNTIPWVIYTSPEIAWVGRTEQQLKADGVAYKAGQFPFLANGRARALGDTTGFVKFLADATTDEILGVHIVGPQASELISEAVVAMEFKASAEDIARICHAHPSLSEATKEAALAVDKRTLNF; this is encoded by the coding sequence ATGAGCAAACATTTTGACGTGATCGTCATTGGCGGCGGCCCCGGTGGCTACATTGCTGCCATCCGTGCCGCCCAGCTGGGCTTCAATGTGGCCTGTATCGACGAGTGGAAGAATGCCGCTGGCGGCCCCGCTCCCGGTGGTACTTGTACCAACGTGGGTTGCATTCCTTCCAAGGCTTTGTTGCAATCGTCCGAGCACTTTAACCACGCCAATCACCACTTTGCCGAGCACGGCATTGAGGTCAAGGGTGTGAGCATGGATGTGGCCAAGATGATTGCCCGCAAAAACACCGTGGTAAAGCAAAACAACGACGGTATCTTGTACTTGTTCAAAAAGAACAAGGTCGCCTTCTTCCATGGCCGTGGCTCGTTCGTGAAGGCTGCCGAAGGCGGCTACGAGATCAAGGTCGCAGGTGCAACCGAGGAAACGATCACCGGCAAGCAAATCATCATCGCCACCGGTTCCAATGCCCGCGCACTGCCCGGCACGCCTTTTGATGAAGTCAACATCCTGTCCAACGACGGCGCTCTGAACATCGGTGCCGTGCCCAAGAAGCTGGGCCTGATCGGTTCTGGCGTAATCGGTCTGGAAATGGGTTCTGTGTGGAAGCGTCTGGGCGCCGAGGTCACCATTCTCGAAGGCCTGCCCGTGTTCCTGGGCGCGGTCGATGAAGGTGTTGCCAAGGAAGCGCACAAGGCGTTCACCAAGCAAGGCCTGAAGATTGAGCTGGGCGTGAAGGTCGGCGAGATCAAGAACAGCAAGAAAGGCGTGTCCGTTGCCTACACCAACGCCAAGGGCGAAGCCCAGACGCTAGATGTCGACAAGCTAATCATCTCCATTGGCCGCGTGCCCAACACCATCGGTCTGAACACCGAGGTTGTGGGCCTGGCGCTGGACGAGCGCGGTGCGATCGTGGTGGATGCCGACTGCAAAACCAACCTGCCCGGTGTCTGGGCGGTGGGCGACGTGGTGCGCGGTCCCATGTTGGCGCACAAGGCGGAAGAAGAGGGCGTTGCCGTGGCTGAGCGCATTGCCGGTCAACACGGTCACGTGAACTTCAACACCATTCCTTGGGTGATTTACACCAGCCCCGAGATCGCATGGGTGGGTCGGACCGAGCAGCAGCTCAAGGCGGATGGCGTGGCCTACAAGGCGGGTCAGTTCCCATTCCTGGCGAATGGCCGCGCACGTGCGCTGGGCGACACCACCGGTTTCGTGAAGTTCCTGGCCGATGCCACGACCGACGAAATCTTGGGCGTTCATATCGTTGGTCCGCAAGCCTCGGAGTTGATCTCCGAAGCCGTTGTGGCCATGGAGTTCAAAGCCAGTGCGGAAGACATCGCCCGCATCTGTCATGCACACCCCTCCTTGAGTGAAGCCACCAAGGAAGCAGCGTTGGCAGTGGACAAGCGTACGCTGAACTTCTGA
- a CDS encoding 2-oxoglutarate dehydrogenase E1 component, producing the protein MSDSSSNGANTGSSVYQTYQNNTYLFGGNAPYVEEMYENYLANPGSVPDTWRDYFDALQHVPAADGTTAKDVAHMPVINAFVDLAKKGVKHTVVASGADSEMGRKRTAVQQLIAAYRNVGARWADLDPLKRMERDKIPELEPAFYGFSDADQETVFNISNTFFGKESMSLRELMNALRETYCGTIGVEYMYTTDQNQKRWWQQKLEATRSKPQFNAEKKKHILERLTAAEGLERYLHTKYVGQKRFSLEGGESFIAAMDELIQQAGAKGIQEIVIGMAHRGRLNVLVNTLGKMPADLFAEFDHTAPEDLPAGDVKYHQGFSSDVSTAGGPVHLSLAFNPSHLEIVNPVVEGSVRARMDRRGDPKGAQVLPVLVHGDAAFGGQGVNQETLALAQTRGYTTGGTVHIIINNQIGFTTSDPRDMRSSAFCTDIVKMVESPVLHVNGDDPEAVVLATQLALEFRMEFGQDVVVDITCYRKLGHNEQDTPSLTQPLMYKKIGAHPGTRKLYADKLAAQGLGADLGDSMVKEYRAAMDAGKHTVDPVLTNFKSKYSVDWSPFLGKKWTDAGDTAIPLTEWKRLSERLTKIPGSVTPHQLVKKVYDDRAAMGRGEINVDWGMGEHMAFASLVASGYPVRLSGEDCGRGTFTHRHAVIHDQKREKWDAGTYVPLQNVADNQAPFVVIDSILSEEAVLGFEYGYASNDPNTLVIWEAQFGDFANGAQVVIDQFIASGEVKWGRVNGITLMLPHGYEGQGPEHSSARLERFMQLAADTNMQIVQPTTASQIFHVLRRQMVRNLRKPLIIMTPKSLLRNKDATSPLSEFTKGAFQTVIPESKELKGDKVKRVIACSGKVYYDLVKKREEKGQDDVAIIRVEQLYPFPHKAFATELKKYPNATDVVWCQDEPQNQGAWFFVQHYIHENMLEGQKLGYAGRAASASPAVGYAHLHQEQQKALVEAAFAKLKGFVLTK; encoded by the coding sequence ATGAGTGATTCCAGCTCCAATGGTGCGAACACGGGCTCGTCCGTGTACCAAACCTACCAAAACAACACCTACCTGTTCGGTGGCAATGCTCCATATGTCGAAGAGATGTATGAGAACTACCTGGCCAACCCTGGTAGCGTTCCCGATACCTGGCGCGATTACTTTGATGCCTTGCAGCACGTTCCCGCTGCGGACGGCACCACAGCCAAAGACGTAGCCCACATGCCCGTGATCAACGCGTTCGTTGATCTGGCGAAAAAAGGTGTCAAACACACGGTCGTCGCGAGTGGCGCGGACTCCGAGATGGGCCGCAAGCGCACTGCAGTGCAGCAATTGATTGCCGCCTACCGCAATGTGGGCGCCCGCTGGGCGGATCTCGATCCCCTCAAGCGCATGGAGCGCGACAAGATTCCCGAGCTGGAGCCCGCGTTCTACGGCTTCAGCGATGCTGACCAGGAAACGGTCTTCAACATCAGCAATACATTCTTCGGCAAAGAGTCCATGAGCCTGCGTGAGCTCATGAACGCATTGCGTGAAACCTACTGCGGCACCATCGGCGTGGAGTACATGTACACCACCGACCAGAATCAGAAGCGCTGGTGGCAGCAAAAGCTGGAGGCAACACGCAGCAAGCCCCAGTTCAACGCAGAAAAGAAAAAGCACATCCTGGAGCGCCTGACCGCGGCTGAAGGCCTGGAGCGCTACTTGCACACCAAGTATGTGGGCCAGAAGCGCTTCTCCCTCGAAGGTGGCGAGAGCTTTATTGCAGCCATGGACGAGCTGATCCAGCAAGCTGGTGCCAAGGGCATTCAGGAAATCGTGATTGGCATGGCCCACCGCGGCCGCCTGAACGTGCTGGTCAACACCTTGGGCAAGATGCCTGCGGACCTGTTCGCCGAGTTTGACCACACTGCCCCTGAGGACCTGCCTGCTGGTGACGTGAAGTACCACCAGGGTTTCAGTTCGGACGTGTCCACCGCTGGCGGCCCCGTTCACTTGTCCTTGGCCTTCAACCCGTCTCACCTGGAAATCGTGAACCCTGTGGTGGAGGGCTCTGTGCGTGCCCGTATGGACCGCCGTGGCGACCCCAAGGGTGCTCAAGTGCTGCCCGTGCTGGTGCACGGCGATGCGGCCTTCGGTGGCCAGGGTGTGAACCAGGAGACATTGGCGTTGGCCCAGACCCGTGGCTACACCACTGGCGGTACGGTGCACATCATCATCAACAACCAGATCGGCTTTACCACCTCCGACCCCCGCGACATGCGCTCCAGTGCGTTCTGTACCGATATCGTGAAGATGGTCGAGTCGCCCGTGTTGCACGTGAACGGTGATGATCCGGAAGCCGTGGTGTTGGCGACCCAACTGGCGTTGGAGTTCCGCATGGAATTTGGGCAGGACGTGGTGGTGGATATCACTTGCTACCGCAAGTTGGGCCACAACGAACAGGACACACCTTCCCTGACTCAGCCCTTGATGTACAAAAAGATCGGCGCCCACCCCGGCACCCGCAAGTTGTACGCCGACAAGTTGGCTGCGCAAGGCCTGGGTGCAGACCTTGGCGACTCCATGGTCAAGGAATACCGCGCCGCCATGGATGCCGGTAAGCACACTGTGGACCCTGTGCTGACCAACTTCAAGAGCAAGTACTCGGTGGACTGGTCTCCGTTCCTCGGCAAGAAGTGGACTGACGCGGGCGACACCGCCATTCCATTGACCGAGTGGAAGCGTTTGTCTGAGCGCTTGACCAAGATCCCCGGTAGCGTTACGCCCCACCAGTTGGTGAAAAAGGTCTACGACGACCGTGCAGCCATGGGCCGCGGTGAGATCAATGTGGACTGGGGTATGGGTGAGCACATGGCCTTCGCTTCGTTGGTGGCCAGTGGTTACCCCGTGCGTCTGTCGGGCGAGGATTGCGGACGTGGTACTTTTACCCACCGCCATGCCGTGATCCACGACCAGAAGCGTGAGAAGTGGGATGCCGGTACTTATGTGCCTTTGCAGAACGTGGCCGACAACCAGGCTCCGTTCGTAGTAATCGACTCCATCCTGTCGGAAGAGGCGGTGTTGGGCTTTGAGTATGGCTACGCTTCCAACGACCCGAACACGCTGGTGATCTGGGAAGCCCAGTTCGGCGATTTCGCCAACGGCGCCCAGGTGGTGATTGACCAGTTTATTGCGTCCGGCGAAGTGAAGTGGGGGCGTGTGAACGGTATCACCTTGATGCTGCCCCACGGTTACGAGGGCCAAGGCCCTGAGCACAGCTCGGCCCGTCTGGAGCGCTTCATGCAACTGGCTGCAGACACCAACATGCAGATCGTGCAGCCCACCACGGCCAGCCAGATCTTCCACGTGCTGCGTCGTCAGATGGTGCGCAACCTGCGCAAGCCGTTGATCATCATGACGCCCAAGAGCCTGTTGCGTAACAAGGATGCGACATCACCTTTGTCCGAGTTCACCAAAGGCGCATTCCAGACCGTGATTCCCGAGAGTAAAGAGCTCAAGGGTGACAAGGTTAAGCGCGTGATTGCTTGCTCCGGCAAGGTTTACTACGACCTGGTGAAGAAGCGCGAAGAAAAGGGCCAGGACGATGTGGCCATCATCCGTGTGGAGCAGCTGTACCCCTTCCCGCACAAAGCGTTTGCGACCGAACTGAAGAAGTACCCCAATGCCACCGATGTGGTGTGGTGCCAGGACGAGCCACAAAACCAGGGTGCATGGTTCTTTGTGCAACATTACATCCACGAGAACATGCTGGAAGGACAGAAGTTGGGTTACGCAGGCCGCGCTGCCTCTGCGTCTCCTGCAGTGGGCTACGCCCACCTGCACCAAGAGCAGCAAAAAGCGCTGGTGGAAGCTGCTTTTGCGAAATTGAAGGGCTTTGTTCTGACCAAGTAA
- the alkB gene encoding DNA oxidative demethylase AlkB, with product MNLDLFSAEDTAPPTPYEIAPGAWALPGIASTHADALWAGIHKVIQSHPLRHLVTPGGSRMSVAMSNCGDLGWVSDEAGYRYQGTDPLTQTPWPAMPEGFREMAISAAEQAGYPAFEPDACLINRYAPGARMTLHQDKNERDYSAPIVSVSLGLPAVFELGGLERGDKVQRLSLQHGDVLVWGGPARLRFHGVRAVDPGQHLLTGAHRFNLTFRKAA from the coding sequence ATGAATCTGGATCTTTTCAGCGCAGAGGACACCGCGCCCCCAACTCCCTATGAGATTGCGCCCGGCGCCTGGGCCCTGCCGGGAATTGCCTCCACCCATGCGGATGCGCTTTGGGCAGGTATCCACAAGGTCATCCAATCCCATCCGCTTCGCCACTTGGTCACCCCCGGTGGCTCGCGCATGTCGGTCGCCATGAGCAACTGCGGCGACTTGGGCTGGGTCAGCGACGAAGCGGGCTACCGCTATCAAGGCACAGACCCGCTCACGCAAACTCCTTGGCCGGCCATGCCCGAAGGTTTCCGGGAAATGGCCATATCGGCCGCCGAACAGGCCGGCTACCCTGCGTTTGAGCCTGACGCCTGCCTGATCAACCGCTATGCCCCCGGCGCGCGCATGACCCTGCACCAGGACAAGAACGAGCGCGACTACTCTGCCCCCATCGTCTCGGTTTCGCTGGGCCTGCCTGCTGTGTTTGAGCTAGGTGGCTTGGAACGTGGCGACAAGGTACAACGCCTGAGCTTGCAACATGGCGATGTGCTGGTCTGGGGCGGGCCGGCACGGCTCCGTTTCCATGGCGTGCGCGCTGTGGACCCCGGCCAGCACCTGCTCACTGGTGCCCACCGGTTCAACCTGACCTTCCGCAAAGCAGCCTAG
- a CDS encoding aldehyde dehydrogenase family protein, protein MNSPFQDADPQLMQTTFEAQRATALAWRQSTAAERIERLERLRTSLLAHKEALYEAFAADFHKPRFEVDGTEIVPSLDEIRHNIKCLNGWMRPTHIRATELTMGNSAHVQYQPRGRCLIIAPWNYPLYLMLSPLVSALAAGNTAILKPSEMAPRVAQVLASIVAKAFPAHEVALFEGALATSQALLAMPFDHIFFTGSPAVGKVVMAAAAKNLTSVTLELGGKSPTIVDETADLQKAAETIMWGKFVNAGQTCVAPDYLYVHASVRDAFVAACQAVIKARYGDSAQSQRSNADFTHIINQRHTQRIEGLLKDATSRGARVLSGGEVDTAGNYIAPTLVDNVPMDSTLMQEEIFGPVLPIIPYTDLQQVIASINADQKPLALYIWSSDQSNIDTVLTNTSSGGACVNHCVLHVAHGNLPFGGVNNSGIGSSHGIYGFKAFSHERAVLKGGWLPSIRMFFPPYTAGRTKLLNFLVKWVSR, encoded by the coding sequence ATGAACTCACCGTTTCAAGATGCCGACCCGCAACTGATGCAAACCACCTTCGAGGCTCAGCGGGCCACTGCGCTGGCCTGGCGCCAGTCCACCGCGGCCGAGCGGATTGAACGTCTGGAGCGGCTGCGCACCAGCTTGCTCGCGCACAAAGAGGCCCTCTACGAGGCCTTTGCCGCCGACTTCCACAAGCCCCGCTTTGAAGTAGACGGCACCGAAATCGTGCCCAGCCTGGACGAAATCCGCCACAACATCAAATGCCTCAATGGCTGGATGCGCCCTACCCACATCCGCGCCACCGAACTCACCATGGGAAACAGCGCCCATGTGCAGTACCAGCCCCGCGGCCGCTGCCTGATCATCGCGCCCTGGAACTACCCGCTGTACCTGATGCTCAGCCCGCTGGTGTCCGCCTTGGCTGCAGGCAACACCGCCATCCTCAAGCCCTCGGAGATGGCGCCGCGCGTGGCCCAGGTGCTGGCCAGCATCGTGGCCAAGGCCTTCCCGGCGCATGAGGTAGCTTTGTTTGAAGGGGCACTGGCCACCTCGCAAGCCCTGCTGGCCATGCCGTTTGACCACATCTTCTTTACCGGCTCACCCGCCGTGGGCAAGGTGGTGATGGCGGCTGCGGCCAAGAACCTGACCAGCGTGACCCTGGAGCTGGGCGGCAAGTCCCCCACCATCGTGGATGAGACCGCCGACCTGCAAAAGGCGGCTGAAACCATCATGTGGGGCAAGTTCGTCAATGCCGGCCAGACCTGCGTGGCGCCCGACTACCTGTATGTGCACGCCTCGGTGCGAGATGCTTTTGTGGCCGCCTGCCAGGCCGTGATCAAGGCCCGCTATGGCGACAGCGCCCAGAGCCAGCGCAGCAACGCGGACTTCACACACATCATCAACCAGCGCCATACCCAGCGCATCGAAGGCCTGCTCAAAGACGCCACTTCGCGCGGCGCACGGGTGCTGAGTGGCGGCGAGGTGGACACCGCCGGCAACTACATCGCCCCTACTTTGGTCGACAACGTGCCCATGGACTCCACCCTGATGCAGGAGGAAATCTTCGGCCCGGTGCTGCCCATCATTCCCTACACCGACCTGCAGCAGGTCATTGCCTCCATCAATGCCGACCAGAAGCCGCTGGCCCTCTACATCTGGAGCAGCGACCAGAGCAACATCGACACCGTACTCACCAACACCAGCTCAGGGGGCGCCTGTGTGAACCACTGCGTGCTGCACGTGGCCCACGGCAACCTGCCCTTCGGCGGGGTCAACAACTCCGGCATCGGCAGCTCGCACGGCATTTACGGTTTCAAGGCCTTCTCGCACGAGCGTGCGGTGCTCAAGGGCGGCTGGCTGCCCAGCATCCGCATGTTCTTCCCGCCCTACACGGCAGGCCGCACCAAACTGCTGAACTTCTTGGTGAAGTGGGTCAGCCGCTAG
- the zapE gene encoding cell division protein ZapE, which translates to MSVKEAYEAELKARGYTADPAQLRAVEALERCANDWAAYKAKRSNALKKLINRPEIPRGVYMYGGVGRGKSFLMDCFFNAVPLERKTRLHFHEFMREVHHELVNLQGTVNPLDELGKRMSKRYRLICFDEFHVADITDAMILHRLLNALFDNGVGFVTTSNFKPDDLYPGGLHRDRILPAIALLNAKLEVLNVDNGTDYRRRTLEDAKLYHVPNGPVADAAMTATFNALAEQHDEDPLLNIESRQISAVRKAGGVVWFDFKTLCGGPRSQNDYLEIASRFHTVFLSGVPHMPVRMASEARRFTWLVDVLYDRRVKLIMSADVAPEALYTEGPMSHEFPRTVSRLTEMQSKEFLDLERRTVDTRLT; encoded by the coding sequence TTGAGCGTCAAAGAAGCCTACGAGGCGGAGTTGAAGGCCCGTGGATACACCGCTGACCCGGCACAGTTGCGCGCTGTGGAGGCCTTGGAGCGCTGTGCCAACGATTGGGCTGCCTATAAAGCCAAACGCTCGAATGCCCTCAAGAAGCTGATCAACCGGCCTGAGATTCCGCGGGGCGTGTACATGTATGGCGGGGTAGGGCGGGGCAAAAGCTTTCTGATGGATTGCTTTTTCAATGCCGTGCCGCTCGAGCGCAAAACCCGCTTGCATTTTCATGAGTTTATGCGTGAGGTTCACCACGAACTGGTAAACCTGCAAGGTACGGTGAATCCGCTGGACGAGTTGGGCAAGCGCATGTCCAAGCGCTACCGCTTGATCTGCTTTGACGAGTTCCACGTGGCGGACATTACCGACGCCATGATCCTCCACCGCTTGCTCAACGCCCTGTTTGACAACGGTGTGGGTTTTGTGACGACCTCGAATTTCAAGCCGGATGATCTTTATCCCGGCGGCCTGCACCGCGACCGAATCCTGCCGGCCATTGCCCTGTTGAACGCCAAGCTGGAAGTTCTCAACGTGGATAACGGTACGGATTACCGCCGTCGTACCCTCGAAGATGCCAAGCTCTACCACGTGCCCAATGGCCCGGTGGCGGACGCCGCAATGACGGCTACCTTCAACGCGCTGGCCGAGCAGCATGATGAAGACCCGCTTCTGAATATCGAGTCGCGCCAGATCAGTGCCGTGCGCAAGGCAGGGGGGGTAGTGTGGTTTGACTTCAAGACGCTGTGTGGTGGGCCCCGCTCGCAGAATGATTATTTGGAGATCGCGTCGCGCTTCCACACCGTCTTTCTGAGTGGTGTGCCGCACATGCCGGTGCGCATGGCATCAGAAGCCCGGCGCTTCACCTGGTTGGTGGATGTGCTGTATGACCGGCGCGTCAAGCTCATCATGTCTGCAGATGTAGCACCGGAGGCACTCTATACCGAGGGCCCGATGTCGCATGAGTTTCCCCGCACCGTTTCCCGGTTGACAGAGATGCAGTCCAAAGAGTTTTTGGATTTGGAGCGTCGCACGGTGGATACGCGACTCACATGA